Proteins co-encoded in one Spirosoma endbachense genomic window:
- a CDS encoding glycosyltransferase family 4 protein, protein MNIILDASPLGIGFYHRQARTGISRVVEQLVAGLQQADGVNLLLAAPTHLAETMRYAQTAFGNRVPSFANASGEQSLARFENSLLSPLSPDGKPSKAIREMAYRTRRAFGREVSRFEVAQLPDNSVYHATFFPAPEVLRKNQRIPVVQSVYDMIPILHPEWFTSGEQTVKQVLATLPADAWVTTISQATKDDFCEHTGFDSKRVVPILLAASPALFYPAVDEDRKRAVRQKLGIGDEPYLLSLATLEPRKNIAHLIRCFGQLVDGGELPADVRLVLVGTKGWKFDEIMAEASKNPALASRLIFTGFVQDEELAPLYGGATAFVYPSLYEGFGLPPLEAMQCGLPVITSDIPAITEVVGDAAIRVSPTDTDALCQAITTVVKSPSIQAELTAKGLKQATLFSWDKFTAEHVVLYKRILG, encoded by the coding sequence GTGAACATAATTCTTGACGCCAGCCCGCTGGGTATTGGGTTTTATCACCGGCAGGCTCGAACCGGCATCAGCCGCGTTGTTGAACAGTTAGTTGCTGGTCTGCAACAGGCTGATGGCGTTAATCTGCTATTAGCCGCACCGACACACCTGGCCGAAACGATGCGCTATGCGCAAACCGCGTTTGGAAACCGGGTCCCGTCGTTTGCAAATGCCTCTGGCGAACAGTCGCTGGCACGGTTTGAAAACAGCCTGCTGAGCCCTTTGTCTCCAGATGGTAAACCGTCTAAAGCTATTCGGGAAATGGCTTATCGGACGCGTCGTGCCTTTGGGCGGGAGGTGTCGCGTTTTGAGGTAGCTCAGTTGCCAGATAATTCCGTATACCACGCTACCTTTTTTCCAGCTCCTGAAGTGCTGCGCAAAAATCAGCGTATTCCAGTCGTGCAGAGTGTCTATGACATGATTCCGATTTTACACCCGGAGTGGTTTACTTCCGGCGAACAAACCGTGAAGCAGGTGTTGGCGACGCTTCCGGCCGATGCCTGGGTAACGACCATTTCTCAGGCAACAAAAGACGACTTCTGCGAGCATACGGGTTTCGATTCTAAGCGGGTCGTTCCGATTTTGCTGGCGGCTTCACCAGCGCTGTTTTATCCCGCCGTCGATGAAGATCGAAAACGGGCCGTGCGGCAAAAGTTAGGCATTGGCGATGAACCCTATCTGCTGAGTCTGGCTACGCTGGAGCCACGCAAGAATATTGCTCATCTCATTCGCTGTTTTGGTCAGCTGGTCGATGGAGGAGAACTGCCCGCTGATGTGAGACTGGTATTGGTCGGTACCAAAGGCTGGAAATTTGACGAGATAATGGCAGAGGCCAGTAAAAACCCGGCGTTAGCATCACGGCTAATTTTTACGGGTTTCGTGCAGGACGAAGAGCTGGCTCCACTCTATGGTGGAGCAACGGCATTCGTTTATCCTTCTTTATACGAAGGATTTGGCCTGCCACCGTTAGAAGCTATGCAATGCGGGCTGCCGGTGATTACGTCTGATATACCGGCCATTACGGAAGTTGTGGGCGATGCCGCCATTCGCGTTTCGCCAACCGATACCGATGCGCTTTGCCAGGCTATAACTACAGTGGTAAAGTCACCGTCGATCCAGGCTGAATTGACGGCAAAAGGGTTAAAACAGGCAACCTTGTTTTCATGGGACAAATTCACCGCAGAACACGTTGTCTTATACAAACGAATCCTTGGCTAA
- a CDS encoding replication-associated recombination protein A: protein MNTDSTPLPERVRPRTINEVIGQRKLIGPSGALRRAVDAGRLPSMILWGPPGVGKTTLALLLAEAVKRPFIALSAINSGVKEIRDVLSRPSGMFPPVVFIDEIHRFNKSQQDALLGAVEKGQITLIGATTENPSFEVNSALLSRCQVYILEVLSRDELIQVVDRAIEQDAFLKSKQITVESYDALLRLSGGDGRKLLNLLELVASAHISTDPLVITDEGVTTVAQQNIARYDKSGEQHYDIISAFIKSLRGSDPNAALYWMARMIIAGEDPIFIARRMLILASEDIGNANPTAMIMASEAVQAIRAIGMPEGRIILSQVAVYLATSPKSNASYVAIDDAIALAEQTAHLPVPLHLRNAPTKLMKQIGYGKDYQYSHNHEGNFAQQNFLPDDLKGHKLYEPGQNAREAEIRRSLQKWWGEWYGY from the coding sequence GATTGCCATCCATGATTTTATGGGGACCACCCGGCGTCGGAAAAACTACCCTGGCTCTATTGCTGGCCGAAGCCGTTAAACGACCATTTATCGCCCTGAGTGCCATCAATTCGGGCGTCAAAGAAATCCGGGATGTGCTGAGCCGCCCGTCGGGCATGTTTCCTCCGGTGGTCTTCATCGACGAGATTCACCGGTTCAACAAGAGTCAGCAGGATGCATTGCTGGGAGCCGTTGAGAAAGGTCAGATTACGCTCATTGGGGCAACCACCGAAAACCCATCCTTCGAAGTAAATAGTGCTTTATTATCGCGCTGTCAGGTTTACATTCTGGAGGTCCTTAGCCGCGACGAATTGATTCAGGTCGTGGATCGGGCTATTGAGCAGGATGCATTTTTGAAGTCGAAACAAATAACGGTCGAATCCTATGACGCCCTGCTTCGTTTGTCGGGTGGCGACGGGCGTAAACTGCTGAACCTTCTGGAACTGGTTGCTTCGGCCCACATTTCAACCGATCCGCTGGTTATTACTGACGAGGGTGTAACAACCGTTGCCCAGCAGAACATTGCCCGATACGACAAATCAGGCGAGCAGCATTACGATATCATTTCAGCTTTTATCAAGTCGCTGCGTGGTTCAGACCCCAATGCAGCTCTTTACTGGATGGCCCGGATGATTATAGCCGGTGAAGATCCGATTTTCATTGCCCGACGCATGCTGATTCTGGCGTCGGAAGATATTGGAAATGCGAACCCTACAGCCATGATCATGGCGTCGGAAGCGGTGCAGGCGATTCGAGCGATTGGCATGCCCGAAGGCCGGATTATTCTGTCGCAGGTAGCCGTATATCTGGCGACCTCGCCCAAAAGCAATGCTAGTTACGTAGCGATTGACGACGCCATCGCCCTGGCCGAACAGACTGCCCATCTGCCTGTGCCTCTCCATTTGCGGAATGCACCTACAAAACTGATGAAGCAAATCGGTTATGGCAAAGATTATCAGTATTCACACAATCACGAAGGTAATTTTGCCCAGCAGAACTTTTTGCCTGATGATTTGAAAGGCCATAAACTCTACGAACCCGGCCAGAATGCCCGCGAGGCCGAAATCCGCCGGAGTTTACAGAAATGGTGGGGAGAGTGGTATGGCTATTGA
- a CDS encoding DUF6883 domain-containing protein: MLLPFAEKAYIDDQKLVDYCLSETHITGKHKARVFKSVLGLTATDYLLLKETILTEILLNEVQAAGPNQQGDLYTVDFTMTHQERTATIRTAWIIIFNESFPRLVSCYIND, from the coding sequence ATGCTCCTACCTTTTGCCGAAAAGGCCTATATTGACGACCAAAAGTTAGTTGATTACTGCTTATCCGAGACCCATATCACGGGAAAACATAAGGCCCGCGTTTTTAAATCAGTTCTGGGACTTACTGCAACCGATTACCTCTTACTTAAGGAGACGATTTTAACGGAAATACTGTTGAACGAGGTGCAAGCGGCTGGCCCAAATCAGCAAGGTGATTTATATACGGTAGATTTTACAATGACTCACCAGGAACGAACAGCTACAATTAGAACAGCATGGATTATTATATTTAATGAATCGTTTCCCCGATTAGTCAGTTGTTATATAAACGATTAG
- the argC gene encoding N-acetyl-gamma-glutamyl-phosphate reductase has product MELNVGIIGGAGYTGGELLRILINHPFVNVAFVHSKSQAGKPVWVTHTDLLGDTDLTFSGEEPAVLLAQEGLDAVFLCSGHGASATFMAENEISDDITVIDLSTDFRDEHDDFVYGMPELQRERIQEATRIANPGCFATSIQLALLPLAKASLLLNDIQVSAITGSTGAGQALVPTTGFTWRNNNISIYKAFTHQHLTEIRQSLTTLDPAFTHAINFIPYRGDFTRGIMANVYTPFAGTLDEAKALYKTYYANHPFTHVSDTAVDVKQVVNTNKCFLHLELHDGQLLITSVIDNLTKGAAGQAVQNLNLVFGLPEDTGLRLKSVAF; this is encoded by the coding sequence ATGGAACTGAATGTTGGTATCATTGGTGGAGCTGGCTACACGGGTGGCGAATTGCTTCGAATTCTAATTAATCACCCATTTGTTAACGTAGCTTTTGTGCATAGCAAAAGCCAGGCGGGAAAACCCGTTTGGGTAACCCACACCGATCTGCTGGGTGACACGGACCTGACGTTTTCGGGAGAAGAACCGGCAGTTTTATTGGCTCAGGAAGGGCTGGATGCTGTTTTTCTATGCTCTGGGCATGGCGCATCCGCTACGTTCATGGCCGAAAATGAAATTTCGGACGACATTACCGTCATTGATCTTAGCACCGATTTTCGCGATGAGCACGACGATTTCGTTTATGGCATGCCCGAACTTCAGCGTGAACGGATTCAGGAAGCCACGCGAATTGCGAATCCGGGTTGTTTCGCAACCAGTATTCAACTAGCCCTGCTGCCCTTGGCCAAAGCGAGCCTTTTGCTGAATGACATTCAGGTTAGTGCCATTACGGGCAGCACCGGTGCAGGGCAGGCTCTCGTACCAACCACGGGCTTTACGTGGCGCAATAATAACATTTCGATTTATAAAGCATTTACGCATCAGCACCTGACCGAAATCCGCCAGAGTCTAACAACACTCGACCCGGCTTTTACTCACGCGATCAATTTCATACCCTACCGGGGGGACTTTACGCGCGGTATCATGGCAAACGTCTATACGCCGTTTGCGGGTACGCTGGATGAAGCTAAAGCCTTGTACAAGACTTATTATGCCAATCACCCGTTCACGCACGTAAGCGATACGGCCGTAGATGTAAAGCAGGTGGTGAATACGAACAAATGCTTTCTGCATCTCGAACTCCATGACGGGCAATTGTTGATCACAAGTGTCATTGACAACCTAACCAAAGGGGCTGCTGGTCAGGCTGTTCAGAATCTGAATCTGGTGTTTGGCTTACCCGAAGATACGGGGCTACGCTTGAAATCCGTAGCATTTTAG
- a CDS encoding DUF4926 domain-containing protein, whose protein sequence is MDSPTLLDVVVLLTDIPAEKLRKGSLGTIVETFDNGNFLVEFADLNGATYAMPVLPATQLLKVYQKPIAA, encoded by the coding sequence ATGGATTCGCCCACTTTATTAGATGTCGTTGTACTGCTCACCGATATTCCAGCCGAAAAATTGCGAAAAGGCAGTTTGGGAACTATTGTAGAGACGTTTGATAATGGAAATTTTCTTGTTGAATTTGCTGATCTAAACGGTGCTACCTACGCTATGCCTGTTTTGCCAGCTACTCAGCTATTGAAAGTATATCAGAAGCCCATTGCCGCTTAA